Part of the Oncorhynchus nerka isolate Pitt River linkage group LG14, Oner_Uvic_2.0, whole genome shotgun sequence genome is shown below.
tatGTAACCGGAAAATCCGCCCTTCGCTGCCAATTACAGTGAACGATACAGATCACATGACCAGCATGACGCGTAGGGCGATGAGATACACATGAAAGTCATTCTACCAGCCAAACCGAGGCGATACAAAATTGACAAATGTATCCGTATGTATCCTCCTGTTGTTAGTTTGTCACAGTAGAAAGTTATAGTTCTATGTTATGTTTGATTCTGAATGTGTATTGCTATCATACAACAGCCACTAGTCAGTAAAGCTGAAGGGCTGGCTAGTAGTAACCGTAACGTTACAGTAACTTGTAGTTACATCAGAATAGGGCTTGGCAATCTTACCCCAACATTGTAATAATGATACGAACAGGAGTGCAGCAGATGGCCAGGGGACTATGCCAAATAATGGGACGTGAAATCTCAAAGGGAAATTTCAACACCAACATCAGACAAATGACTCAAAGAGGGTCCAGCTTCCCTGGTCCTCTATCAACAGTGTCTGAACCATGGCGGtaggtccagaaacacacacagtcacacatattTAGCTAGCTACAAACAGCCCTGACATTAGTGTAGCCTACTGTCAAGGGCAATGTGAGTGAGAACATTTGTCATGGTTCCCTTTTCCCGAACGTTACTGCCGATAGAAACAGTATTTTTTCCCACAATGTGCATTGTGAAATGTTTAGTAATGTATTTCGTTCTGGATGTTTCTGCCGTGTCATGCTGTTCTGTTGTCATACAGTGGGACCCCCTGTACTCGGTCAGATAATACTGTAATAAAGTATGGATGAGGGTGTAATAGTAGTGTTTGTCCACTAGGTGCTGCCCTGGCCTTTCTCTTTCCAGCCACGGGACTTCAGCCTGCCCAACTCGTCCTGGGGCTCCGACATGAGGCGTCTGTATGAGCACTATAACAGCcagtgtgaggtagagacagatgaCGGAGAGAAGAAGTGGGGCTTCTGGAGAAGACTGCCCAGCTATAACCGCTCCCTCAAGTACGCCACAGGTACAGTAAGGAAGGTTTCTTCCAcatatggatggtgtgtgtgtgtgtgtgtgtatgaaaatgcatgcactcactactgtaagtcactctggacaagataaatgactcaaatgtggcGTAAAAAAACGTGTTTGTATAATCCTGCCTCTCTCATATCCTGGGCATAGTGTCTGAGTAagatgttgtgtgtatgtgtgtctctctcatatcctggGCATAGTGTCTGAGTAagatgttgtgtgtatgtgtgtaactctgtgtgtctctcaTATCCTGGGCATAGTGCCTGAGTAaaatgttgtgtgtatgtgtgtaactctgtgtgtctctcctatCCTGGGCATAGTGTCTGAGTAagatgttgtgtgtatgtgtgtaactctgtgtgtctctccttcCAAGGTGGGGTGTATTTGAGTAAGATCATTCAGTCTAAGGCTCGTCTTCACGCGGAACATCAGGGAGCAGCGTGCAGCTTTCGAGTATGTCGTGTTTGTCAACAAGCAGgagcagaagtgtgtgtgtgtgttccaggctgGCCACCTACTGGAGGTACCCCCGGGGtgagctgtttgtgtgtgtgtgtgtgtgtgtgtgtgctgatggcATGTGTATACTGTGACAATGTTTGTccttgtgtgtgtatctctgtaaaAATTACACAATCAACTGCTAGCATTTAAACACCATAGTTAGTCAGAAGTGTAATGTTTATAAATGATGTGTGTGATTCCAGGCACGTCCATGGGGGGGCAATAGCTACCATGATTGACACTGTAACGGGGACCCTTGCCACCTACCTCTCTGGGCCTGTCATGACTGCCAACCTCAACATCAACTACCGCAGGTACACACaccttctccctcactctctccctcactctctccatcactcactcATGGCTTATTAAgctctaaaaacatgttttcatggTATTGTGGTCATTATTGTAGGGTTCTAAGTGAGGTTCTAGATTTTTCCTGACCACATTTCCTGGTTATGACACATactgtatccctcctctcctccccaaagCCCCATCCCATTGGGTAGTACAGTGCTGCTCACCTGCTCATTGGATAAGAAGGAGGGACGGAGAACCTTTGTTTCCTGTCAAGTGACCAACACGGACAGCTCCAAACTACACACAGAGGCCACAGGTACTGCCTCCCACCCTCACGTGTTGGTTGTGTTATAGACGTGTGTCATTGGACTTTCAGTCAGTCTGAAGTGTTCTCTCAGTCTTAGTAtgtttctctcttttccctcatccttctctctctctccttctccctctctctctacttctccttctctctctccttctccctctctcgctctccttctccctcgctctatctccttctccttctctctctccttctctctctctccttctccctctctcgctctccttctccctcgctctatctccttctccttctctcaggGCTGTTTCTGTCAATCACAATGGGACACCTATTAGGAGGATGATGGATAGGCCAGCTCATCGACCAACCAGACGCTACAAACACACAACATCAGAAACAGCACTGACTTCCaagggtgtgtgtttgtctgcacACAAATGTTTGGGTGTATATCAGTACCTGAGTGTGGGAGTGTGTatgcttgagtgtgtgtgtgtgtggttctgactgTCAGATCCAGTAATCTTCTTAACTCTAGCAGTTTGCCTGAGACACCTGATGCCTTGCGCTCCACTGACATAGCCTacagatactgtatattatagacacAACCGGTGGTGGATAttgtacctctctttctccactgttACACACTCCTGGACAACCAGCTCCAGTCAGAGTGAAGCTCATAACCTCTGGTATATTATATTCAGGTCGAGGCTGTAGATACAGCTTTTCTGAACCCTTCTTCCCGACAGCTAAAGGTCCCGACACTTCTGCATGTGCAGAATTCCCTACTTTACGCACCTCCCTTCACATTTCTCAGTCAATTGTGACTGATAATCTTCATGTGAAACGTCCATGCAGCATCTGCATACCTGTGTCTAGTTTCAATCATAGCACATATTTTGCCTAGTGGCACGTGCTGTTGAGTTTTGGCCACATGAGAGAAAAATGTGCCCATTTGCACAATCATCCTAAAATCTCATAAGAAATTAGGTGGTGTTTTGTCTTGCAGAAATTTGATACTACACTATTATATTGGGTTCTGTTATGTAGAACACCATCATTGTGTGTGATCTGGCAGACATTGATTCAGATTTGATCTAACTTTATTAAACGAGCACCATTCACCAGAGTAGCTTGTTCTCTAGTAGAACAGAGACTGTGTGTAAAGAAGCTTCGGGACCTTTAGCCGTCAGAATGAGGGGTCCAGAAAAGTTGGATCCACAGCCACTCCCATATATTTAATAGAtcctttattttttgtattttaagtttattttttgtattttatttgtataATTATTTATAATTTATTGGGCCTTTTACAGTTTGAGATTTTAGTCATTGCCCATATGTTATTTTGTGACCATTATGACCTCTTGAATAAAGCTTTACCTCTTGGGTACTGTAGACTGTTTTTCAATGGTATCTGGCTCAATGTGGGATAACTTTTCCATCCTCACTGGTCCATGTGTTATAAACAACCTTCAGACAGACTGATGTCATACAGACCCTTTTCTCTTCATCTGTCGACTTCTCTCTACGAATCTACAtctccccctcaccccttccttctttcccctcttctttcctctctctctctctgtcgctgtctgtctccctcaccccttcttccttctttccatcctctctctctctgtcgctgtctgtctccctctcaccccttcttccttctttcccctcttctttccttcctctctctctctgtcgctgtctgtctccctctcaccccttcttccttctttcccctcttctttccttcctctctctctctgtcgctgtctgtctccctcactccttcttccttctttcccctcttatttccttcctctctcaattcaattcaagggctttattggcatgggaaacatgtgttaacattgccaaagcaagtgaggtagacaacatacaaagtgaatatataaagtgaaaaacaacaaaaattaacagtaaacattacacatacagaagtttcaaaacagtaaagacattacaaatgtcatattatatatatatatatacaatgtacaaatagttaaaggacacaagataaaatgaataagcataaatatgggttgtatttacaatggtgtttgttcttcactggttgcccttttctcgtggcaacaggtcacaaatcttgctgctgtgatggcacactgtggaatttcacccaaaagatatgggagtttttcaaaattggatttgttttcgaattctttgtggatctgtgtaatctggggaaatatgtctctctaatatggtcatacattgggcaggaggttaggaagtgcagctcagtttccacctcattttgtgggcagtgagcacatagcctgtcttctcttgagagccatgtctgcctacggcggcctttctcaatagcaaggctatgctcactgagtctgtacatagtcaaagctttccttaattttgggtcagtcacagtggtcaggtattctgccgctgtgtactctctgtgtagggccaaatagcattctagtttgctctgtttttttgttaattctttccaatgtgttaagtaattaactttttgttttctcatgatttggttgggtctaattgtgctgttgtcctggggctctgtagggtgtgtttgtgtttgtgaacagagccccaggaccagcttgcttaggggactcttctccacgttcatctctctgtaggtgatggctttgttatggaaggtttgtgaatcgcttccttttaggtggttgtagaatttaacggctcttttctggattttgataattagtgggtatcggcctaattctgctctgcatgcattatttggtgttttacgttgtacactgaggatatttttgcagaattctgcgtgcagagtctcaatttggtgtttgtcccattttgtgaagtcttggttggtgagcggaccccagacctcacaaccataaagggcaatgggctctatgactgattcaagtatttttagccaaatcctaattggtatgttgaaatttatgtttcttttgatggcatagaatgcccttcttgccttgtctctcagatcgttcacagctttgtggaagttacctgtggcgctgatgtttaggccaaggtatgtatagtttttgtgtgctctagggcaacagtgtctagatggaatttgtatttgtggtcctggtgactggacctttttggaacaccattattttggtcttactgagatttactgtcagggcccaggtctgacagaatctgtgcataagatctaggtgctgctgtaggccctccttggttggtgacagaagcaccagatcatcagcaaacagcagacatttgacttcggattctagcagggggaggccgggtgctgcagacttttctagtacccgcgccaattcgttgatatatatgttgaagagggtggggcttaagctgcatccctgtctaacctcacgaccctgtgtgaagaaatgtgtgtgttttttgccaattttaaccgcacacttgttgtttgtgtacatggattttataatgtcgtatgtatttctctctctctgtctctgtctgtctccctctcacctcttcttccttctttcccctcttctttccttcctctctctctctgtcactgtctgtctccctctcacctcttcttccttctttcccctcttctttccttcccctctctctctgtcactgtctgtctccctctcacctcttcttccttctttcccctcttctttccttcccctctctctctgtcgctgtctgtctccctctcacctcttcttccttctttcccctcttctttccttcctctctctctctgtcactgtctgtctccctctcacctcttcttcctcttcttcattctttcccctcttctttccttcctctctctctctgtcgctgtctgtctccctctcacctcttcttcttcttccttctttccatcctctctctctctgtcgctgtctgtctccctcactccttcttccttctttccccttcttctttcccctcttctttccttcctctctctctctgtcactgtctgtctccctctcacctcttcttccttctttccttctttccatctctctctctctgtcactgctgtctgtctccctcactccttcttccttctttcccctcttctttccttcctctcttctctctctctgtgctgtctgtctccctctcacctcttcttccttctttcccctcttctttccttcctctctctctctgtcgctgtctgtctccctctcacctcttcttccttctttcccctcttctttccatcctctctctctctgtcgctgtctgtctccctctcacctcttcttccttctttcccctcttctttccatcctctctctctctgtcgctgtctgtctccctctcacctcttcttccttctttcccctcttctttccttcctctctctctctgttgctgtctgtctccctctcacctcttcttccttctttccatcctctctctctctgtcgctgtctgtctccctcactccttcttccttctttcccctcttctttccttcctctctctctctgtcgctgtctgtctccctctcacctcttcttccttctttcccctcttctttccttcctctctctctctgtcgctgtctgtctccctctcacctcttcttccttctttcccctcttctttccatcctctctctctctgtcgctgtctgtctccctctcacctcttcttccttctttcccctcttctttccatcctctctctctctgtcgctgtctgtctccctctcacctcttcttccttctttcccctcttctttccttcctctctctctctgttgctgtctgtctccctctcacctcttcttccttctttccatcctctctctctctgtcgctgtctgtctccctcactccttcttccttctttccttcctctctctctctgtcgctgtctgtctccctctcacctcttcttccttctttcccctcttctttccttcctctctctctctgtcgctgtctgtctccctctcacctcttcttccttctttcccctcttctttccatcctctctttctctgtcgctgtctgtctccctctcacctcttcttccttctttccatcctctctctctctgtcgctgtctgtctccctcactccttcttccttctttcccctcttctttccttcctctctctctctgtcgctgtgtctccctctcaccccttcttccttctttccttcctctgtcactgtctgtctccctctcacctcttcttccttctttcccctcttctttccatcccctctctctctgtcactgtctgtctccctctctctttttctttatttgtcagtctgtcttgtctctgACCCCTCCCTCTTTGTGAATGATCCCCTTCCAGTAAGAAATGAATGACAGGCAGCATTACCGTAAAAACTGACACGTTGTCCACACCACAGAGTTCAGAGGATTATGTCAGCATAAACCCAGCAGACCACATAGCCTTAACAAAATGCTACTTTATTAGACTCTTTGGATATCATATGCACCCATAACACATAGTAGACATGGTAACTAACTGATAATACTAGGCATGGTAACTAACTGATAGTAGTAGGCATGGTAACTAACTGATAATACTAGGCATGGTAACTAACTGATACTACTAGGCATGGTAACTAACTGATAATACTAGGCATGGTAACTAACTGATACTACTAGGCATGGTAACTAACTGATAATACTAGGCATGGTAACTAACTGATACTACTAGGCATGGTAGCTAACTGATACTACTAGGCATGGTAACTAACTGATACTAGTAGGCATGGTAACTAACTGATAATACTAGGCATGGTAACTAACGGATACTAGTAAGCATTGTACTGAACTGATACTAGTAGCCATGGTAACTAACTGATAGTGGGAACTAACTGATAATACTAGGCATGGTAAATACTAGGCATGGTAACTAACTGATACTAGTAGGCATGGTAACTAACTGATAATACTAGGCATGGTAACTAACTGATAATACTAGGCATGGTAACTAACTGATACTTGTAGCCATGGTAACTAACTGATAATACTAGGCATGGTAACTAACTAATACTAGTAGGCATGGTAACTAACTGATAATACTAGGCATGGTAACTAACTGATACTAGTAGGCATGGTAACCAACTGATAATACTAGGCATGGTAACTAACTGATACTAGGCATGGTAACTAACTGATAGTAGTAGGCATGGTAACTAACTGATAATACTAGGCATAGTAACTAACTGATACTAGTAGGCATGGTAACTAACTGATAATACTAGGCATGGTAACTAACTgataatacaatttgatttgataatactAGGCATGGTAATTAACTGATACTAGTAGGCATGGTAACTAAATGATAGTAGTAGGCATGGTAACTAACTGATAATACTAGGCATGGTAACTAACTGATACTAGTAGGCATGGTAACTAACTGATAATACTAGGCATGGTAACTAACTGATAATACTAGGCATGGTAACTAACTgataatacaatttgatttgataatactAGGCATGGTAATTAACTGATACTAGTAGGCATGGTAACTAACTGATACTAGTAGGCATGGTAACTAACTGATAATACTAGGCATGGTAACTAACTGATACTAGCAGGCATGGTAACTAACTGATACTAGTAGGCATGGTAACTAACTGATACTAGTAGGCATGGTAACTAACTGATACTAGCAGGCATGGTAACTAACTGATAATACTAGGCATGAAAGCTAACTGAAAATAATGTCTGATACTAGTGGCCCATTTCTCTGGAGTTTCTGATATAATTAGTGTTTCATAGGAACCCTACAGTGTCCCTCCTCATGAAATACATGCGCACAGTGTACTGGTTTGGTTTTGGAGtattttgctgtgtgtgtgtggttaggtgTGAActcccccatcccccctccctTAGGCCCCTCGAGTTTCTGTCCTCATATTGGAGATGGCTGCAGagcaggtgtgtgcgtgtgtgtgcgtgcgcttaGGACACAGCCAGAGCTGCGGTAGGGAGAGCCTGAGACTCAGGTGTGGTCAGATGGGCTGTGAGGAGCGAGGGCGCAGTGGAACTGAGGTGGACAACTTTCCAGTCATTTCATTTTGTTGAAaccacaaaaacacacatacattgTATGTCCAGAGAGTAGTAAAGCTTTCTTTCACTATGAGAGATTAGATTTTTGTCTTATTTTATCTCATTTTTGATTGCCATTATCTGTGGCCCTGGCATATTGTCAGTTATAtattgatctgatttatctctttACAGATTGATGGCCTTGCTCACACAAATGCCATATTATATAGACTAAATAATAAGCAGATCACCTCACTCAGACAGTTAAACCTATATCTCTGGTCCAGCCGAAGGAAACCGACAGTTGCTGAACCGCGCAGCGGTAATTGAAAAAGGATAACACTGACGCAATCAAATGTGCAAAAGTGCAACAGTCGCTCTACCGCAGAGCTTCAAACGCAGAGGTCGAGATTTCCACCGTCATCTTATTGAGACCACACAAAAATTAACGGGAACACACTGTTCATCCCGGGTGAAACCTGAGTAGCCTGAACTGAACTGAAAATGAAGTTGGCTGATGTTATCTTTACCTGGAAGACAAGGCGGAATAGGAAGAGTAACAACAGAGAATGACAAAATGACAAAGACGGTCTCAGAGTAAATGAGTTGAGTAACTATAACAGAGATGATAGTGCATGTTGTACAGCGCATGCGCAGATCACCACTGTTGCTTTAGTTTAGGACGGTTGGTTACAATTTGCTCCCAACTATTGTAGCTATTTATAGCccacaaaaaaaatattaaattgcTTAAATCTGATATGACCTGAGTTAGAACCATCAACAACAAACAGGTTAAGTAACTAGTGGTTAAATACAGTAATTTGTTTACACCGGATAATTCAGTGCGTTGTAGATTATGTAACGGGTAAACCAACCTTGGTAACCCTTTACAATTCACACTGCTGGAGACTACATGCGCTTCTATTTATGACCGTAATTAAAACCGAAGAGGAAAGCAATCAAATCAAACACAACGTTTGATAATTAGTCTATAATGACACATTTTCTTATATTTCCATAGGCCGTATCATATATCAAGCTACTGAAAAAAACCTCCAGACAAACATATAGGCCTGGGGTTTGGGGTTTGCTTGCCTGCCCTCATATTTATTTAGGCAAATGCGTTGGTTGGGCTATGTTTTAACCAGGCACTACAGAATAAAGACCGACCGGCTGCAACAAACAAACGGCCGTGAGTTATTACATAAGTCCTGGTGACATAACCTCTGAGCGGAGCTCGGGCCGACAGCCAGGGCGCAAAGAGCAAGCGGGTTGAAACCGGAGTAGCCTGGACTGCTTGTACAAGGAAGTTCGTTGCAAAAATGAAGTTGGCTGATATTATCCTCACGTGAAGACAATACGgaatatggagagagagtgacaacAGAAAATGACAAAGACGTTGTCAGAGTAAATGAGCGTACTGACTCTAACAGAGATGGTAGTGCATGTTTTAAAGCGCATGCGCCGTCCCTGCCTCTAGAGCAGCAGGTAGTTCTATATATTTAGAATTAAAGATCCAAAGTTTTTGAAGTTATTTATGTTGCATTGCATACTAAGTGCACAGCAAAACGCGCGGTAGAATATACAATAAAAAGGGGTGTGTAGACGCTTGTCCCAGGAGTGTGAAGTGGCGTAGTGTGTGTCAGAGCCAGGTGCAAACACACGCAGTTTGTTTTGACTGGGGGAGTTATGGAATATGAGGAGCCCGAATCACCCGAACACATCACTACAGAAGAACCAATCAAAAGAGGTGAGATATATTATCTTGATTACTGATAGGCTAGGCCTAGTGTATTCATGTGTAGGGTTCTATTCAGTCATTTACATTTCACAAATGTAAATTATTTGCAGATGGAACTATTATTGTTTTAGCTATACATTGTGGATTGGGTGAAATGAAAAGGTCACAGATTTGCATTATAAATTAATGCACATTTAAAGGTgaatgcatgtgtatgtgtgcacaTTGCAAtatactctgtgtgtgtgcgtgtgcgtggatgcacatgtatgcacacacacagacacacctgtttGCCAGTCTATAGCATTGACTATTGTGTAGTGGGAGCACACCTAGGGATTACAGAAATGCTGTATGAGTGTTGGTATTCAGTCactgtcccc
Proteins encoded:
- the LOC135574968 gene encoding LOW QUALITY PROTEIN: acyl-coenzyme A thioesterase THEM4-like (The sequence of the model RefSeq protein was modified relative to this genomic sequence to represent the inferred CDS: inserted 2 bases in 1 codon); this translates as MAVLPWPFSFQPRDFSLPNSSWGSDMRRLYEHYNSQCEVETDDGEKKWGFWRRLPSYNRSLKYATGGVYLSKIIQSKARXFTRNIREQRAAFEYVVFVNKQEQKCVCVFQAGHLLEVPPGHVHGGAIATMIDTVTGTLATYLSGPVMTANLNINYRSPIPLGSTVLLTCSLDKKEGRRTFVSCQVTNTDSSKLHTEATGLFLSITMGHLLGG